A genome region from Physeter macrocephalus isolate SW-GA chromosome 4, ASM283717v5, whole genome shotgun sequence includes the following:
- the ADAM30 gene encoding LOW QUALITY PROTEIN: disintegrin and metalloproteinase domain-containing protein 30 (The sequence of the model RefSeq protein was modified relative to this genomic sequence to represent the inferred CDS: inserted 2 bases in 1 codon; substituted 1 base at 1 genomic stop codon), translating into MRSVRTLLSPGRSLPLLVLPVLLADSLGKDLIFHPEWGFDSYEITIRKKLSFRGGEQGVAKHVSYLLQVKGKNHVLHLWPKRFLLPRNLQVFSFTEQGRLLEDHAYIPSDCNYMGLVEGNQDSKATLSTCMGGGLRGILKVDANHYQIEPLRTSSNFEHVIYLLKKEEEFPNQICGLTDDETVKQLAQHENRARIRDFREAYMHQKYLELALVFDNSRYLYLNSNLTQVINDAILLTAIADSYFQDVRTRIQLLAMEVWTDRDKIALNAPVISQVLGQFVQYRSRDLSRRIPADWAHLYLKKQFSDALSQHWGSVCSTLPSGSTSSILDKNIVGPATWTAYALGHSVGMIHDYKYCQCKGRHSCIMGTGRTGFSYCSYAEFYSHVSSGLNCLTDIPGLGYVVKRCGNKIVEENEECDCGSREDWKEDQCCQPDCKFKEVANCSAGLCHHNCHFRPSGYMCRGEENECDLAEYCSGTSAFCPNDAYKQDGTPCKYRARCVRKGCPSRTMQCQNIFGADAMGAPLQCYNAVNVIGDQXGNCGILGVCQYETCPREKALCSRLQCINVETIPDMPDHTILISTHLHEENLMCWGIGYHLAMVPMGLPDLGVTSDGTSCGKERICFNRNCVNISVLNFDCLPEKCNPXGVCNSNKNCHCMYGWAPPFCEEVGYGGSIDTGPPGPLKREVPASLQVVSIMLMRLIFLIISVIVVLFRKITGSL; encoded by the exons ATGAGGTCAGTGAGGaccctcctctccccaggccGTTCGCTCCCCTTGCTAGTCCTGCCGGTGCTCCTGGCTGACTCTCTTGGCAAGGATTTAATTTTTCACCCCGAGTGGGGCTTTGACTCCTATGAAATCACCATCCGCAAGAAGCTGAGCTTCCGTGGAGGGGAGCAGGGTGTGGCCAAGCACGTGTCCTACCTCCTGCAGGTAAAAGGCAAGAACCATGTCCTCCACCTGTGGCCCAAGAGGTTTCTATTGCCCCGGAATCTGCAGGTTTTCTCCTTCACAGAACAGGGGAGGCTCTTGGAGGATCACGCATATATACCCAGCGATTGCAACTATATGGGCTTGGTTGAAGGAAATCAGGACTCTAAAGCTACTTTAAGTACATGCATGGGGGGGGGTCTCCGAGGCATACTGAAAGTTGATGCCAACCATTACCAAATCGAGCCCCTCAGAACCTCTTCCAATTTTGAACATGTCATATATCTCctaaagaaagaggaggaatttCCCAATCAGATCTGTGGCTTAACTGATGATGAAACAGTAAAGCAGTTGGCCCAGCATGAGAACAGGGCTAGGATACGTGACTTTCGTGAGGCATATATGCACCAAAAGTACTTGGAATTAGCCCTGGTCTTTGATAACAGTAGGTATTTATATTTGAACTCCAATCTTACTCAAGTCATAAATGATGCCATTCTTCTGACTGCAATTGCAGACTCTTACTTTCAAGATGTCCGTACGAGAATACAACTATTAGCTATGGAAGTATGGACAGACCGAGACAAAATAGCACTTAATGCCCCAGTGATATCACAAGTTTTAGGCCAGTTTGTGCAATACAGATCACGTGACCTAAGTCGTCGGATTCCAGCAGATTGGGCACACCTATACCTTAAAAAACAGTTTAGTGATGCGCTTTCACAGCACTGGGGAAGTGTATGTAGTACATTGCCTTCTGGATCTACAAGTTCTATTCTAGATAAAAATATCGTTGGACCTGCCACTTGGACTGCTTATGCTCTGGGCCATAGTGTGGGAATGATCCATGATTACAAATACTGCCAATGTAAGGGTAGGCATAGTTGCATCATGGGCACTGGACGAACTGGGTTTAGTTATTGTAGTTATGCCGAATTTTATTCGCATGTAAGTTCAGGATTAAACTGTCTAACAGATATCCCAGGATTAGGTTATGTGGTAAAGAGATGTGGAAACAAAATTGTGGAAGAGAATGAGGAATGTGATTGTGGTTCAAGAGAGGACTGGAAAGAAGACCAGTGTTGTCAGCCAGATTGTAAATTCAAAGAAGTTGCCAACTGTAGCGCTGGACTTTGCCATCATAACTGTCACTTTCGTCCATCTGGATATATGTGTCGGGGGGAAGAAAATGAATGTGACCTTGCAGAGTACTGCAGTGGGACCTCAGCATTCTGCCCAAATGACGCATATAAGCAGGATGGAACCCCTTGCAAGTACAGAGCCCGTTGTGTCAGAAAGGGCTGCCCATCCAGGACTATGCAGTGCCAAAATATTTTTGGAGCTGATGCCATGGGGGCTCCTCTTCAATGCTACAATGCAGTTAATGTAATAGGAGACCA TGGGAACTGTGGTATTTTAGGAGTTTGTCAGTATGAGACGTGTCCCAGAGAAAAGGCATTATGTAGCAGGCTACAGTGTATAAATGTCGAAACCATCCCTGATATGCCAGATCATACTATTCTGATTTCCACTCATCTGCATGAAGAAAATCTCATGTGCTGGGGCATTGGCTATCATCTAGCCATGGTACCTATGGGGTTACCTGACCTGGGTGTGACAAGTGATGGTACCTCCTGTGGTAAGGAGCGGATATGTTTTAATAGAAATTGTGTGAATATCTCAGTCTTGAATTTTGACTGTTTGCCTGAGAAGTGCAACCCCTGAGGCGTTTGCAACAGTAATAAGAACTGCCACTGCATGTATGGCTGGGCCCCTCCATTCTGTGAGGAGGTGGGGTATGGAGGGAGCATTGACACTGGGCCTCCAGGACCCCTAAAGAGGGAGGTGCCCGCCTCACTTCAGGTTGTGTCCATTATGTTAATGCGCCTGATTTTCTTAATTATCTCAGTGATTGTTGTGCTTTTCAGGAAAATCACAGGAAGCttataa